One part of the Aliivibrio fischeri ATCC 7744 = JCM 18803 = DSM 507 genome encodes these proteins:
- the malX gene encoding maltose/glucose-specific PTS transporter subunit IIBC, translating into MQQKANKTTLWEFLQSLGKTFMVPVALLAFSGILLGIGSSFSSAALKEAMPFFDNVILQYIFIWMTKIGLVAFIYLPVMFAIAIPMGLAREEKGVAAFSGLVGYAALNLSINFYLTVTGALDSEALRQSYGVTSILGTESIDTGILGAVIVGIIVAKLHTRFYTFKMPDALAFFGGARFVPIISSITLGVVGLLVPFIWPYFAAGINGIGYAIAGAGDFGPFLFGAGERLLLPIGLHHILVALIRFTEAGGTMEVCGDTVSGALNIFYSELSCPDTQGFTPSVTAFLSQGKMPAFLGGLPGAALAMYHCSKVENRSKIKALLISGVVACIVGGITEPLEFLFLFVAPVLYFIHAMLTGLGFMVMGMLDVTIGNTDGNIIDFLVFGVLQGTATKWYLVPVVAGVWFTIYYFVFKFAILKFNLKTPGRETNEVPVSAEAETILATEGGKGALILAALGGAENITSLDNCITRLRLTVADMRLVNDAELKAYGALGVVKLDEHSLQVVIGTQVHMVKNEIQSLMATPA; encoded by the coding sequence ATGCAACAAAAAGCTAATAAAACTACTCTGTGGGAGTTCTTACAGAGTTTAGGTAAGACCTTTATGGTTCCTGTCGCTTTGCTCGCTTTTTCGGGTATTCTTCTTGGTATCGGGAGTTCTTTTTCTAGTGCAGCGTTAAAAGAAGCAATGCCTTTTTTTGATAACGTTATTCTTCAATATATTTTTATTTGGATGACAAAAATTGGTTTAGTGGCTTTTATCTACTTACCAGTGATGTTTGCGATTGCGATTCCAATGGGATTAGCTCGTGAAGAAAAAGGGGTTGCGGCATTTTCAGGTTTAGTTGGTTACGCCGCACTTAACCTTTCAATTAATTTCTATTTAACTGTGACAGGAGCTCTAGATAGTGAAGCTCTGCGTCAGTCATACGGCGTAACGTCTATTCTTGGTACCGAATCTATTGATACGGGCATTTTAGGTGCCGTTATCGTTGGTATTATTGTTGCGAAACTGCATACTCGTTTCTACACATTTAAAATGCCAGATGCGTTAGCTTTCTTTGGTGGCGCTCGTTTTGTTCCAATTATCTCTTCAATTACACTTGGCGTTGTTGGTCTGCTTGTTCCTTTTATTTGGCCTTATTTTGCAGCTGGCATTAACGGTATTGGTTATGCGATAGCAGGTGCAGGAGATTTCGGACCTTTCTTATTTGGTGCTGGTGAGCGTTTACTGCTTCCTATCGGTCTTCATCATATTCTGGTTGCGCTGATTCGATTCACAGAAGCGGGTGGCACGATGGAAGTGTGTGGTGACACGGTATCTGGTGCTCTTAATATTTTCTACTCAGAATTATCTTGTCCAGACACACAAGGTTTTACACCATCTGTGACAGCATTCCTATCTCAAGGCAAGATGCCAGCCTTCTTAGGTGGTCTTCCTGGTGCTGCTCTAGCTATGTACCACTGTTCTAAAGTTGAAAATCGAAGCAAAATTAAAGCGTTATTAATCTCTGGTGTTGTGGCTTGTATCGTTGGTGGTATTACTGAGCCTCTTGAATTCTTATTCCTATTTGTTGCACCTGTCCTGTACTTTATTCATGCGATGCTAACTGGTTTAGGTTTCATGGTAATGGGGATGTTAGATGTCACTATTGGTAATACTGATGGCAACATCATCGATTTCTTAGTCTTTGGTGTACTTCAAGGTACTGCAACGAAATGGTACTTGGTTCCTGTTGTTGCTGGCGTTTGGTTTACTATTTACTACTTCGTATTTAAGTTTGCGATTCTTAAGTTTAACTTGAAAACACCTGGACGTGAAACGAACGAAGTTCCTGTATCGGCTGAAGCTGAAACGATCCTAGCTACTGAAGGTGGTAAAGGAGCGTTAATCCTTGCGGCTCTTGGTGGTGCAGAAAACATTACTTCACTTGATAACTGTATTACACGTTTACGTTTAACCGTTGCTGATATGAGATTGGTAAATGATGCTGAGCTAAAGGCTTACGGTGCTCTTGGTGTTGTGAAGCTTGATGAACACAGTTTACAAGTGGTTATTGGTACTCAAGTTCATATGGTTAAAAATGAAATTCAATCATTAATGGCAACGCCAGCTTAG
- a CDS encoding AraC family transcriptional regulator — MTDKKFLPQLDESLPTDVFFHYFFLEAKTETLSHSHPWGQLHLIKQGRLEMEVDKQKMFCPANYAIWTPAHLLHRAFNHNDVEYCAINIEFELSQKLPTSACMFPLTPLLRAIVDDLVARQTTAVLTTEDKYLSHVLIERLSKTNPIENYLPFTDDKLLAPILMQLQENPADDSSLEIWAKRVFSTERTLARRFQKELKMSFNDWRQRAKLAKAMVLLKDAISINEIAYQLGYSQGSSFIKMFRKHTGVTPEQFRKEQQGK; from the coding sequence ATGACAGATAAAAAATTCCTGCCTCAATTAGATGAAAGTCTGCCAACGGATGTGTTTTTTCATTATTTTTTCCTTGAGGCAAAAACAGAAACGTTATCGCATTCACATCCTTGGGGTCAGTTACATTTGATTAAGCAAGGGCGACTTGAAATGGAAGTGGATAAGCAAAAAATGTTTTGTCCTGCCAATTATGCTATTTGGACGCCAGCTCATTTATTGCATCGTGCGTTTAATCATAATGATGTTGAATATTGTGCGATTAATATTGAATTTGAATTGAGTCAGAAGCTACCTACGAGCGCTTGTATGTTTCCTTTAACGCCATTATTAAGGGCTATAGTTGATGATCTTGTCGCGCGTCAAACTACAGCAGTTCTTACGACAGAAGATAAATATTTAAGTCATGTTCTGATAGAGCGTTTATCAAAAACCAATCCAATAGAAAACTATCTTCCTTTTACGGATGATAAATTATTAGCGCCTATTTTAATGCAACTACAAGAAAATCCTGCTGATGATTCAAGTTTAGAAATATGGGCAAAGCGGGTATTTAGTACTGAAAGAACCTTGGCAAGGCGCTTTCAAAAAGAGTTGAAAATGAGTTTTAATGATTGGCGTCAGAGGGCTAAATTAGCGAAGGCTATGGTGTTGTTAAAAGATGCTATATCAATCAATGAAATTGCATATCAATTAGGCTATAGCCAAGGTTCCTCTTTTATTAAGATGTTTCGTAAACATACGGGAGTAACTCCTGAACAGTTTAGAAAAGAGCAGCAGGGAAAATAG
- a CDS encoding DMT family transporter — translation MTIFFPITAVFIWATNAVISKLATEAIEPGAIAFYRWFFAIFILLPFCIKPVWQQRQQIKVHLGKLTILASLGMVLNQCLAYYAAHTTSATNIAVFLSLMPLFGLFLAVPLLGNKLKKQALIGAIISFSGLIYMLSEGNPMNLLSNGIKQGDGLMFISSLAYALYSVLLNKWKLPLAPWTSVFCQVVIGAALQLPLLLTSDSYMISHTALPMVLFAAAFASVIAPWCWLQGVQRIGSSQATLFMNLVPVFTVIVSFIFLGKVPTWYHLIGGSAVLTGLLLAQVKITSMQTALSEKVV, via the coding sequence ATGACTATCTTCTTCCCTATTACAGCCGTATTTATCTGGGCGACGAATGCCGTGATAAGTAAACTCGCTACCGAAGCAATCGAACCTGGTGCTATCGCATTCTATCGCTGGTTTTTTGCTATATTTATCTTGCTGCCTTTTTGTATAAAACCGGTATGGCAACAAAGACAACAGATTAAAGTTCACTTAGGAAAGTTAACCATACTGGCTTCATTAGGTATGGTGCTAAACCAATGCCTTGCTTACTACGCCGCTCATACAACAAGCGCAACCAACATCGCTGTCTTTTTATCACTGATGCCTTTATTTGGATTATTCCTAGCCGTTCCTTTATTAGGTAATAAACTTAAAAAACAAGCGTTAATTGGCGCTATCATTTCGTTTTCAGGGCTTATTTATATGCTAAGTGAAGGAAACCCAATGAACTTATTATCAAATGGAATAAAACAAGGTGATGGCTTAATGTTTATCTCAAGTTTGGCTTACGCTTTATATTCCGTTTTACTTAATAAATGGAAACTACCGTTGGCACCTTGGACCTCCGTTTTTTGCCAAGTCGTTATTGGAGCTGCACTTCAGTTACCTTTATTACTAACAAGTGACTCTTATATGATCAGTCATACCGCGCTGCCTATGGTTCTATTTGCTGCTGCTTTTGCTTCTGTTATTGCACCATGGTGTTGGCTGCAAGGCGTACAAAGGATTGGGTCTTCACAAGCTACGTTATTTATGAATTTAGTGCCTGTATTTACTGTAATAGTCAGCTTTATTTTTCTGGGTAAAGTTCCGACTTGGTATCACTTAATTGGAGGAAGTGCTGTACTTACTGGCTTACTCTTGGCTCAAGTCAAAATCACATCAATGCAAACAGCACTCTCAGAAAAAGTCGTTTAA
- a CDS encoding MalY/PatB family protein, whose protein sequence is MFNFSEQINRKGSYCTQWDYVEDRFGEADLLPFTISDMDFAAPPAVIEALNSRINHPVFGYSRWNHSDFKNAVTHWFKSRFDAEFNDEHLVYGPSVIYIVSQLIREWSQPNQGVVIHTPAYDAFDKMILGLGRTIVANKLQATDSGYQINWEQFETQLADPNNTILLLCSPHNPTGRVWTSAELTRMASLCQKHNVAVISDEIHMDVSFKPHTPWQGFGAGERWALVSSASKSFNIPALNGAYAFIAEEPARDNYLFNLKQVDGLSSPSILGVIGLMAAYQKGAPWLDELKTYLYENHHYVAQTLAEQLPSVGYQIPDATYLAWIDLSSLSIDMDKLNQCLIKKHKVAIMQGSTYGEVGKYFVRLNLGCPREKVEKGLMALISAVKELTE, encoded by the coding sequence ATGTTCAATTTCTCTGAACAAATTAATCGTAAAGGCAGTTACTGCACTCAATGGGACTATGTTGAGGACCGATTTGGGGAAGCGGATTTGCTTCCATTTACTATTTCGGATATGGATTTTGCAGCACCTCCTGCTGTGATTGAAGCCTTAAACTCTCGTATTAATCACCCTGTGTTTGGCTATAGTCGATGGAATCACAGTGATTTTAAAAATGCGGTTACCCATTGGTTTAAGAGCCGTTTTGATGCTGAATTTAATGATGAGCATCTAGTGTATGGGCCTTCCGTTATTTATATCGTCTCTCAATTAATACGTGAATGGAGTCAACCGAATCAAGGGGTGGTTATCCATACTCCTGCTTATGATGCTTTTGACAAAATGATTCTAGGGTTAGGGCGTACCATCGTCGCTAATAAGTTGCAAGCTACAGACTCTGGTTATCAGATTAATTGGGAGCAATTTGAAACACAGTTAGCGGATCCAAATAATACGATTTTGCTTCTATGTAGCCCGCATAATCCAACGGGAAGGGTTTGGACATCTGCAGAATTAACTCGTATGGCTTCGTTGTGTCAAAAGCATAATGTTGCTGTGATTAGTGATGAGATCCACATGGATGTTTCATTTAAGCCTCATACGCCTTGGCAGGGTTTTGGTGCAGGGGAACGTTGGGCGTTAGTCAGTTCAGCATCAAAATCATTTAATATCCCTGCACTAAATGGAGCTTATGCATTTATTGCAGAAGAACCTGCACGAGATAACTACCTGTTTAATCTTAAGCAAGTGGATGGCTTATCATCACCATCGATCCTTGGTGTTATTGGTTTAATGGCGGCGTATCAAAAAGGAGCGCCTTGGTTAGACGAATTAAAAACCTATCTTTATGAAAATCATCATTATGTTGCACAAACCTTAGCAGAACAGTTACCGAGCGTTGGTTACCAAATTCCAGATGCAACTTATCTTGCTTGGATTGATCTCTCTTCGCTCTCTATTGATATGGATAAACTAAATCAGTGTCTTATTAAGAAACATAAGGTAGCGATAATGCAAGGGAGTACCTATGGTGAGGTTGGAAAATATTTTGTCCGTTTGAATTTAGGTTGTCCAAGAGAAAAAGTAGAAAAAGGACTGATGGCGCTGATTTCTGCGGTTAAAGAATTGACTGAATAA